The following are encoded together in the Spirosoma oryzicola genome:
- a CDS encoding PQQ-binding-like beta-propeller repeat protein: MAYKVLFRKLAPYKYAIAFLSFSLLVFSCQRIISNHSKTIQNLDWAVTSGDAGVTRYSQADQITKENVARLKPVWTYHSGNTKGNVQCNPLIIDGVMYVTTPAHEVVAVNATTGQEIWKYNPARPNEKMGGINRGLAFWRDGENQRILFTANNYLCAIDARTGKTVDTFGQNGRVDLNEGLVRPASDMKITSPASPVIYKDIVILGSMSWSAPANVSGFDIRTGKKLWTFYTIPKPGEFGYETWDNPHFWKTGAGVNVWGGLSVDPQAGMVYFATGQPKDDFYRPGKKGSQLYGNSIVALNATTGKRVWHYQVIHRDLWDLDLPSAPILADFSYKGKKVPGVVQLTKTGTIFLFNRLTGELLSDVEERPVPASSLAGESAYPTQPYVKWPKPFAKQVVTEADLTNLSPEAHADALARFRSADTGWYMPPSQKGVIYYGIHGGAEWSGGAYDPTTGMLYVNANELAWHIKMIDINAKEGVAGALQQHPGRRVYLEKGCVGCHGAERQGNGGIPALTSLTGKYKKADIVQLVKNGRGAMPAFSQIPEDEIQALAEFLLNMDSQTVIKKENRQPVYRAANYTKFLDKDNYPATAPPWGTLNAINLNTGEIAWKKPLGEYAALVAKGIPPTGTENFGGCIVTKGGLVFIAATRDEKIRAFDKDTGTILWEAQLPFGGYATPSTYTVNDKQYVVIAATGGGKLGTKTGDTYVAFALD; encoded by the coding sequence ATGGCATACAAGGTTCTCTTTCGAAAACTTGCGCCGTACAAGTACGCCATCGCTTTTCTAAGCTTTTCGTTGTTGGTCTTTAGTTGCCAGCGGATAATTAGTAATCATAGTAAGACCATTCAAAATTTGGATTGGGCGGTTACAAGTGGGGATGCCGGTGTAACGCGTTACTCGCAAGCCGATCAGATTACAAAAGAAAACGTTGCCCGGCTCAAACCAGTGTGGACGTATCATTCAGGAAATACCAAAGGAAATGTACAATGTAACCCGTTGATTATTGACGGAGTGATGTACGTAACGACCCCGGCTCATGAGGTTGTGGCCGTGAACGCGACTACGGGACAGGAAATCTGGAAATATAATCCGGCTCGACCCAATGAGAAAATGGGTGGGATAAACCGGGGACTCGCCTTCTGGCGGGACGGTGAAAATCAACGCATTTTGTTTACCGCCAATAATTACCTCTGCGCTATTGATGCCCGTACCGGAAAAACGGTAGACACTTTTGGGCAGAACGGCCGGGTCGATTTGAATGAAGGGCTGGTCCGGCCCGCGTCCGACATGAAGATCACCTCGCCAGCTTCGCCCGTAATCTATAAAGACATTGTCATCCTGGGTTCAATGAGTTGGAGTGCCCCGGCCAACGTCAGCGGATTTGATATCCGAACGGGTAAAAAACTGTGGACATTTTATACCATCCCTAAGCCGGGTGAGTTCGGGTATGAGACCTGGGATAATCCCCATTTCTGGAAAACAGGGGCTGGGGTAAATGTGTGGGGAGGACTATCCGTCGATCCGCAAGCGGGCATGGTCTATTTCGCGACCGGGCAGCCAAAGGATGATTTTTACCGTCCTGGAAAGAAAGGTTCCCAACTCTATGGCAACAGCATTGTTGCCCTGAACGCGACGACTGGCAAACGCGTCTGGCATTATCAGGTGATTCACCGTGATCTGTGGGATCTTGATTTGCCGAGTGCGCCTATTCTAGCTGATTTCAGTTACAAGGGAAAGAAAGTGCCCGGCGTCGTACAGTTGACCAAGACGGGTACTATTTTTCTGTTCAATCGACTGACAGGAGAACTGCTTTCGGACGTAGAAGAACGCCCGGTTCCAGCGTCCAGTTTGGCCGGAGAAAGTGCCTATCCGACCCAGCCGTACGTGAAATGGCCTAAGCCTTTCGCAAAACAGGTTGTAACGGAGGCTGATCTTACTAATCTGTCGCCCGAAGCGCATGCCGATGCTTTAGCACGCTTTCGCAGCGCTGATACAGGCTGGTACATGCCACCTTCGCAGAAAGGGGTTATTTATTACGGAATACATGGTGGGGCCGAGTGGAGCGGAGGAGCTTACGATCCAACTACGGGCATGCTGTACGTGAATGCCAATGAATTAGCTTGGCACATCAAAATGATAGACATTAATGCGAAAGAAGGCGTTGCCGGGGCGTTGCAGCAGCATCCGGGTCGGCGGGTATACCTTGAAAAAGGGTGCGTAGGATGCCACGGCGCTGAGCGGCAGGGTAACGGTGGTATCCCCGCATTAACCAGTCTGACAGGTAAGTATAAGAAAGCCGACATCGTGCAACTGGTGAAAAACGGTCGCGGAGCCATGCCTGCGTTCTCCCAAATTCCAGAAGACGAGATTCAGGCACTCGCCGAATTTTTGTTGAACATGGACAGCCAAACGGTGATAAAAAAAGAGAATCGTCAACCCGTGTACCGAGCGGCTAACTACACCAAGTTTTTGGATAAAGACAACTACCCGGCGACGGCTCCGCCTTGGGGTACGCTCAATGCCATCAATCTGAACACGGGGGAAATAGCCTGGAAGAAACCGCTGGGCGAATACGCTGCCTTGGTGGCAAAAGGAATTCCACCAACGGGTACCGAAAATTTTGGGGGCTGTATCGTTACCAAAGGTGGACTGGTATTCATTGCCGCTACACGAGACGAAAAAATCAGAGCTTTTGACAAAGACACCGGTACCATTTTATGGGAAGCGCAACTACCTTTTGGCGGTTACGCTACCCCCAGCACGTACACCGTCAATGACAAGCAGTACGTCGTTATTGCGGCAACTGGCGGGGGAAAGCTCGGCACAAAAACGGGCGACACCTATGTTGCTTTCGCCCTGGATTGA
- a CDS encoding aldo/keto reductase → MKRVNLGSQGLVVPALGLGCMGMTAMAHRDIYGKADEAEAIATIHRSREHGGNFLDTADLYGPLINEQLIAKAIKNRRDDYLIATKFGWEIDDTHQITWQFRADKAYVKKAAERSLKNLATDYIDLYYLHRLDPATPIEETVQAMSELVQEGKIRYIGLSEVSIDTIRRAHAIHPITAVQTEYSLFERSAEETGLLPALAKLGIGFVAYSPLGRGFITGDLKSPDDLAADDFRRSLPRFQGEQFYKNLELLAAIQAMAVEKQVTVSQLALAWVLAKGVVPIPGTKRRKYLDENIGATQIQLSDEDLERLEAIIPLGTQTGDRYDQAGMQAIDQ, encoded by the coding sequence ATGAAACGGGTAAACTTAGGAAGCCAGGGGCTGGTGGTGCCTGCACTTGGTCTGGGCTGCATGGGAATGACTGCAATGGCCCACAGGGATATCTATGGAAAAGCCGATGAAGCCGAGGCTATTGCAACCATTCATCGCTCACGCGAACACGGTGGAAACTTTCTGGATACGGCGGATCTGTACGGGCCCTTGATCAACGAACAATTGATCGCCAAAGCCATCAAAAACCGACGGGACGACTACCTTATCGCTACCAAATTTGGTTGGGAAATTGATGACACGCATCAGATAACCTGGCAATTCAGAGCCGACAAGGCCTATGTCAAGAAAGCAGCCGAACGATCATTAAAAAACTTGGCTACGGACTACATCGATCTGTATTATCTGCATCGGCTGGATCCGGCTACACCCATCGAAGAAACCGTGCAAGCGATGTCCGAGTTAGTTCAGGAAGGAAAGATCCGCTACATCGGCTTGTCAGAAGTATCCATAGATACCATCCGGCGGGCCCATGCGATCCATCCCATTACGGCTGTACAAACCGAGTATTCACTTTTCGAACGCAGCGCGGAAGAAACAGGCCTGTTGCCTGCCCTTGCTAAACTGGGCATTGGCTTTGTTGCCTATTCGCCCCTTGGCCGCGGCTTTATAACGGGCGACTTGAAAAGTCCGGACGATCTGGCCGCTGATGATTTCAGGCGTTCGCTGCCCCGCTTTCAGGGTGAACAATTTTATAAGAATCTGGAGCTGCTGGCGGCAATTCAGGCAATGGCGGTTGAAAAACAGGTAACTGTTTCACAACTGGCCCTGGCCTGGGTGCTGGCTAAAGGGGTTGTGCCAATCCCCGGTACCAAACGTCGGAAGTACCTGGACGAAAATATCGGTGCTACTCAGATCCAGTTGAGTGATGAAGATCTGGAACGTCTGGAAGCGATTATTCCGTTAGGGACCCAGACGGGTGATCGGTATGATCAGGCTGGCATGCAAGCTATCGATCAGTAG
- a CDS encoding helix-turn-helix domain-containing protein, producing MKKQSPQPIHSISEQHRILGLPKPVHPLISVFTFDDMDHTQADKRPQTLVLELFCISLKRNVTGKIRYGQGYCDFDEGILFCTAPGQVTSNITDDHKPSGWCVVFHPDLIRGHALGQRIKQYGFFDYAVHEALHLSDQEETLMLSVMTMLRHELNERMDPYSEAVFMAHLDLLLSYTQRFYGRQFMTRKPISHDVLTRLESVLSDYFSNDKALSEGLPSVSYLAEKMNYSDSYLSDLLKTYTGQNTQQHIHRYVIEKAKSLLTQTSLTVSEIGFQLGFDFPQSFSRLFKNKTKVTPLQYRQSFA from the coding sequence ATGAAAAAGCAATCGCCCCAACCAATACATTCCATTTCAGAGCAACACCGAATACTTGGACTTCCCAAACCTGTCCATCCATTGATCAGCGTCTTTACTTTCGATGACATGGATCATACGCAGGCCGACAAGCGCCCGCAAACGCTTGTCCTCGAGCTGTTTTGCATCTCGCTCAAACGCAACGTAACGGGAAAAATACGCTACGGGCAGGGCTACTGTGATTTTGACGAAGGCATCCTGTTTTGCACCGCGCCAGGGCAAGTGACGAGTAACATTACTGACGATCATAAACCAAGCGGCTGGTGTGTGGTGTTCCATCCCGATTTGATTCGAGGGCATGCTCTTGGTCAGCGAATAAAGCAGTATGGGTTTTTCGACTATGCCGTTCATGAGGCTCTTCACTTGTCCGATCAGGAAGAGACCTTAATGCTTTCGGTGATGACGATGCTTCGACATGAACTTAACGAACGAATGGACCCCTATTCCGAAGCGGTGTTCATGGCTCATCTTGACCTATTGTTGAGTTATACCCAACGATTTTACGGTCGGCAATTTATGACCCGTAAGCCCATCAGCCATGATGTACTGACGCGGCTGGAAAGCGTCTTATCTGATTACTTTTCCAACGATAAAGCCCTGAGCGAAGGGTTGCCTTCAGTCTCTTATCTGGCCGAGAAGATGAATTACTCGGATAGCTATTTAAGCGACCTGCTAAAAACGTATACGGGGCAAAACACCCAGCAGCACATCCATCGCTACGTCATCGAAAAGGCCAAATCATTGCTCACGCAAACGAGTTTAACCGTCAGCGAAATCGGCTTCCAACTAGGTTTTGATTTTCCGCAGTCATTCAGCCGCTTGTTCAAGAACAAGACTAAGGTGACTCCCTTACAATACCGGCAATCGTTTGCTTAA
- a CDS encoding Gfo/Idh/MocA family protein, whose product MLNEKSENQAQQDKALPGLMSRKGFLQAAGQVVAVGVAGGLAASCQSSGQAPSYPVPTSGTYKGAGGQQVPTSPPYSPPAEVPADINKPIELEAWKSDADRESAPTPTPLPDDQRVGYALVGLGHLTLEELLPAFGACKKSKPVALVSGSPEKLQKVAKQYGIKPKSCYSYADYDKLKDNPEVQVIYIVLPNSMHAEYTIRGAQAGKHILCEKPMANSSAECQAMIDACKKANRKLMIAYRIHYEPYNRYVREQVQKNEYGKPKFVDAFNCQSSANPKHWRHIKALAGGGALPDIGLYCLNTTRFILGEEPTEVSAYTYSDPDNPLFKEVEEVCSWQMKFPSGVIANCATHYNTHDSRQYRIMTERGWYELANAYAYSGQKLMSSRADGAIVRQENVNIMPKNQFAAEMDHFSECILNDKAPYSTGEEGLQDQRIMEAIYQSARERRPVKLPAIDKKDAFRGPEPTLQ is encoded by the coding sequence ATGCTCAACGAAAAAAGTGAAAATCAGGCGCAGCAGGACAAGGCGCTACCTGGGTTGATGAGCCGAAAAGGCTTTTTGCAGGCCGCTGGACAGGTTGTTGCCGTTGGGGTTGCCGGCGGACTAGCGGCTTCCTGCCAGTCGAGCGGCCAGGCACCGTCGTACCCTGTTCCGACCTCTGGTACGTATAAAGGAGCGGGCGGTCAGCAAGTGCCAACGTCTCCGCCCTACTCGCCCCCCGCCGAAGTACCCGCTGATATAAACAAGCCAATTGAACTAGAAGCCTGGAAGTCGGATGCTGATCGTGAATCGGCCCCTACCCCAACGCCCCTGCCCGACGATCAGCGAGTAGGCTATGCGCTGGTAGGCCTAGGCCACCTGACTCTGGAGGAACTTCTTCCCGCTTTTGGTGCCTGTAAGAAATCGAAACCCGTTGCGCTTGTCAGCGGTAGCCCGGAGAAACTTCAGAAAGTAGCCAAGCAATACGGCATTAAACCCAAAAGTTGCTATAGCTATGCAGATTATGACAAGTTGAAAGACAATCCGGAGGTGCAGGTTATTTACATTGTGCTGCCCAATTCCATGCATGCCGAATATACGATTCGTGGTGCACAGGCGGGTAAACATATTCTTTGCGAGAAACCGATGGCTAACTCGTCGGCGGAGTGCCAGGCCATGATCGATGCCTGTAAAAAAGCGAACCGTAAGTTAATGATCGCCTATCGTATTCATTACGAACCATACAACCGCTATGTACGCGAACAGGTGCAGAAAAATGAATACGGCAAGCCCAAATTTGTGGACGCCTTCAACTGCCAATCATCAGCTAATCCTAAACATTGGCGGCACATTAAGGCACTCGCCGGTGGAGGTGCCTTGCCCGACATTGGCTTGTATTGCCTGAACACAACCCGGTTTATTTTGGGTGAAGAACCAACCGAAGTATCTGCTTATACGTACAGCGACCCAGACAATCCACTTTTTAAGGAAGTGGAAGAAGTGTGTTCATGGCAGATGAAATTTCCAAGTGGCGTAATTGCCAATTGTGCTACGCATTATAATACACACGATTCGCGTCAGTATCGGATCATGACTGAGCGGGGCTGGTACGAACTGGCGAATGCCTATGCGTATTCGGGGCAGAAGCTGATGTCATCCCGCGCAGACGGGGCAATTGTACGACAGGAGAACGTCAACATCATGCCCAAGAATCAGTTTGCCGCTGAGATGGACCATTTCTCGGAGTGTATTCTGAATGACAAAGCGCCTTATTCAACCGGCGAGGAAGGTTTGCAGGATCAGCGAATCATGGAAGCCATTTACCAATCAGCGCGTGAGCGAAGACCCGTCAAACTACCCGCCATCGATAAGAAAGACGCTTTTCGCGGTCCAGAACCGACGTTACAATAG
- a CDS encoding DoxX family protein, translating to MTNQPKSSKAMHYSLWSVQIVLAASLMWAAWMKLVQPIDQLASMWPWAGQVPIALVKFTGVVDLIGALGLIMPSLFQIRPKLTPVAAVALVGLMLCAGLFHVMRGEASAIGVNSMFAILAAFVAWGRLKKAPIAPRYK from the coding sequence ATGACAAATCAGCCCAAATCGTCGAAAGCGATGCATTACAGTCTTTGGTCAGTTCAAATAGTGCTGGCTGCCAGTTTGATGTGGGCCGCTTGGATGAAACTTGTTCAGCCTATTGACCAGTTGGCTAGTATGTGGCCTTGGGCCGGTCAGGTGCCAATCGCATTGGTAAAATTTACCGGAGTTGTCGATTTAATCGGCGCATTGGGTTTGATCATGCCTTCATTGTTCCAGATCAGACCGAAGCTTACGCCTGTTGCGGCTGTGGCGCTTGTTGGGCTCATGCTGTGCGCCGGTTTGTTTCACGTTATGCGGGGAGAAGCCTCGGCAATCGGGGTAAATAGTATGTTCGCGATTTTGGCAGCTTTCGTAGCCTGGGGTAGACTGAAAAAAGCCCCCATAGCGCCGAGATACAAGTAA
- a CDS encoding winged helix-turn-helix transcriptional regulator: MLTTGGCPKTMLSIRDALEALEGKWKLLILFSLSAGPKRFRQIGKEVTGITDKTLSKELKSLEMNRLIKREVHDTFPPTVEYSITAHGMSLEKVMEELHYWGLAHRKTIFEK, encoded by the coding sequence ATGCTGACAACAGGTGGATGCCCAAAAACGATGCTTTCAATACGGGATGCACTGGAGGCACTCGAGGGAAAATGGAAACTGCTTATTCTATTCTCGTTATCCGCAGGTCCTAAACGGTTCAGACAGATCGGAAAGGAAGTGACCGGAATTACGGACAAAACATTATCCAAAGAGCTGAAATCTCTGGAGATGAACAGACTGATAAAGAGGGAGGTACATGACACCTTCCCTCCAACAGTAGAATATTCCATCACCGCACACGGAATGTCGCTCGAAAAAGTAATGGAAGAACTGCATTACTGGGGATTAGCCCACCGCAAAACAATCTTCGAGAAGTGA
- a CDS encoding PQQ-dependent sugar dehydrogenase, with product MYLLVSAVGLYSNSFGQQPTKQVTAQSGITFAYSTDKQVLAKGQQLFQQNCTACHNFLQKGIGPNLAGVTSEVTPEWLKSFIRNAPQKIEQKDARAVRLFAEYKQYMPTFSQLSDSDTDALVAFLHAKRQRTPNVGDDKKLGVALTDPIPARIQQSGLRLHLTEVTTAPASAEKVPLARINKMQVLPGKPDRLFLEDLRGTLYEMVGDSLRVFMSFPNERPAFIHSPGHATGFGSYAFHPDFHTNGLFYTTHTEKPNTAPADFAYADSIKVSLQWVLTEWKLTDPAAKTFSGSGRELMRTNMVTTIHGVQEITFNPLAKAGSPDYGLLYIGVGDGGATENGYYFLCKDRNRVWGKVLRIDPKGTNSKNGRYGIPAQNPYAGANSQKGLPEVFCGGFRNPNRIAWTPDGKMLISDIGQAQSEELNIGVAGADYGWPEREGTFVINHRGRMDQVYALPKNDADFKYTYPVVQYDHDEGNAISSGFVYTGTAIPALTGKYIFGDIVNGRVYYVDSKQLQPGKQAPIQEFTVQVGGQNSTFQQLTNSKKTDLRFGVGLNNEFYLYTKADGKIYKVTDCSIDKSPISKQ from the coding sequence ATGTATCTACTTGTCAGCGCCGTTGGGCTTTACAGCAATAGCTTTGGTCAGCAGCCAACCAAACAAGTAACAGCACAATCGGGCATTACTTTCGCGTATTCGACTGATAAGCAGGTATTGGCGAAAGGGCAGCAGTTGTTCCAGCAAAATTGCACCGCCTGCCATAATTTTCTGCAAAAAGGAATAGGCCCTAATCTGGCCGGAGTTACGTCGGAGGTTACACCAGAATGGCTAAAATCATTTATCCGCAATGCCCCCCAGAAAATCGAGCAGAAAGATGCACGAGCCGTCCGGCTTTTTGCCGAATATAAGCAGTACATGCCTACGTTTTCGCAGTTGAGCGATAGTGATACAGACGCGTTGGTTGCTTTCCTTCACGCCAAACGCCAGCGGACTCCGAATGTGGGTGACGACAAAAAGCTGGGTGTTGCGCTTACCGATCCTATTCCCGCTCGCATACAACAGTCGGGTCTGCGTCTGCACCTTACCGAAGTAACAACTGCTCCGGCCAGCGCCGAAAAAGTACCGCTCGCCCGGATTAATAAAATGCAGGTGTTGCCCGGAAAGCCGGATCGGTTGTTTCTGGAAGACCTGCGGGGAACGCTCTACGAAATGGTCGGTGATTCGCTGCGTGTTTTTATGTCGTTTCCTAACGAGCGGCCTGCGTTCATTCATTCGCCCGGTCATGCTACTGGCTTCGGCAGTTATGCCTTTCACCCCGATTTTCATACCAACGGACTGTTTTATACCACGCATACGGAAAAACCGAATACCGCACCGGCTGATTTCGCCTATGCCGACTCGATTAAAGTTTCGCTGCAATGGGTGCTTACCGAATGGAAGCTAACCGATCCGGCAGCAAAGACGTTTTCTGGGTCGGGCCGCGAACTGATGCGGACTAATATGGTGACAACCATACACGGTGTCCAGGAAATTACGTTCAACCCACTTGCCAAGGCAGGAAGCCCGGACTATGGTTTGCTGTACATTGGCGTGGGCGATGGTGGCGCTACGGAAAATGGGTATTACTTTCTTTGTAAAGATCGAAACAGAGTATGGGGTAAGGTGTTGCGTATTGATCCAAAAGGAACGAACAGTAAAAACGGACGGTATGGCATTCCTGCGCAAAATCCGTATGCGGGCGCCAACAGTCAGAAGGGATTGCCGGAGGTTTTCTGTGGTGGGTTTCGAAATCCAAACCGGATTGCCTGGACCCCCGACGGTAAAATGCTTATTTCCGACATTGGTCAAGCGCAGTCCGAAGAGTTAAACATAGGCGTGGCTGGTGCAGATTACGGCTGGCCGGAACGGGAAGGTACGTTCGTTATCAATCACCGGGGGCGGATGGATCAGGTATATGCGCTTCCCAAAAATGACGCTGACTTTAAATATACCTATCCAGTCGTTCAGTACGACCATGACGAGGGCAATGCCATTTCCAGCGGGTTTGTTTATACCGGAACCGCTATTCCCGCGTTAACAGGCAAGTACATTTTTGGTGATATTGTCAACGGCAGGGTGTACTATGTGGACAGTAAGCAACTACAGCCAGGAAAGCAGGCACCTATTCAGGAGTTTACGGTTCAGGTCGGTGGACAGAACAGCACCTTTCAGCAATTGACGAATAGCAAAAAAACGGACCTACGGTTTGGTGTAGGACTGAATAACGAATTCTACCTGTACACCAAGGCAGACGGTAAAATATACAAAGTAACGGATTGCTCAATTGATAAATCGCCCATCTCAAAGCAATAA
- a CDS encoding DUF4832 domain-containing protein, which translates to MKNRSKLCLLSVLLVLFQLSFAQTKRIVYKESLQDFPNPERGFYIPFGTSTEEFKPLDKDVLLRYRRQPQQPGKASYSFFCSLIYRAYRLERFKTSPIDADFLQKIQNDFNTARSAGLKLILRFSYTDKTHTGDCPDEYKICPPYGDASKPVVLAHIAQLKPLLTKNADVIAVLQMGFIGIWGENYFTDYFGDASMNQLGVIPDSSWHDRNEVLTALLNALPSDRMVQVRTPQIKQRFVKGPNAPVTTSAMSEKEAYSHSAIARVGFHNDCFLASADDYGTFYDYGNSSSKRGPANETLRRYFEQDSRYTAIGGETCDDAFSPQNNCAPVGRAEQEMAAMHYSYLNAAYNNTVNNDWQSDGCMDKIRRNLGYRFVLEEAVLPTKARRGQSITCQINVKNVGYASPYNPRPLQLILRHKGTGTLTVLASQTDVRKWFSGPIRWQESFSLPAQLQSGQYELLLNLPDAYASLANRPEYSVRLANETVWEPATGYNRLNHTLTVEP; encoded by the coding sequence GTGAAGAACCGGTCTAAACTCTGCTTACTGAGTGTTCTGCTTGTGCTGTTTCAGCTAAGTTTTGCCCAAACAAAACGGATTGTTTACAAAGAAAGTCTACAGGATTTTCCCAATCCGGAACGGGGTTTTTACATACCTTTCGGTACCAGTACGGAAGAATTCAAACCGCTGGACAAAGACGTTTTGTTGCGCTATCGTCGTCAGCCTCAACAACCTGGGAAAGCCAGCTATTCGTTTTTTTGCTCGCTGATTTACCGGGCTTACCGGCTCGAACGCTTTAAAACGTCACCCATCGACGCCGACTTTCTGCAAAAGATTCAGAACGATTTTAACACGGCTCGGTCGGCTGGCCTAAAACTAATCTTACGCTTTTCGTACACGGACAAAACCCATACCGGCGACTGCCCCGACGAATATAAAATCTGTCCTCCCTACGGCGATGCCAGCAAGCCCGTCGTGTTGGCACACATCGCTCAGCTCAAACCGTTGTTAACGAAAAACGCCGATGTCATTGCGGTTTTGCAGATGGGATTTATCGGTATCTGGGGCGAAAATTACTTTACCGATTACTTTGGCGATGCGTCGATGAACCAGCTTGGGGTCATCCCCGACAGTAGCTGGCATGACCGGAACGAGGTGCTGACCGCTTTGTTAAATGCCCTTCCGAGTGATCGGATGGTGCAGGTGCGCACCCCCCAGATCAAACAACGATTTGTGAAAGGACCGAATGCACCAGTTACCACATCGGCTATGAGCGAAAAGGAAGCGTATAGCCATTCGGCAATTGCGCGGGTCGGCTTCCATAACGACTGCTTTCTGGCCAGCGCCGATGATTACGGTACGTTTTACGATTACGGTAATTCTTCCTCAAAACGGGGACCTGCCAACGAAACGCTCCGGCGGTATTTTGAACAGGATAGCCGCTATACGGCCATTGGTGGTGAAACCTGCGATGACGCTTTTAGCCCCCAAAATAACTGTGCGCCAGTCGGCAGGGCTGAACAGGAAATGGCGGCTATGCACTACAGCTACCTAAACGCTGCCTACAACAATACCGTCAACAACGATTGGCAATCAGACGGTTGTATGGACAAAATCCGTCGGAATCTGGGGTATCGCTTCGTGCTGGAAGAAGCTGTTCTGCCCACCAAGGCTCGGAGAGGGCAGTCGATTACCTGTCAGATCAATGTAAAGAATGTAGGTTACGCATCGCCTTACAACCCGCGCCCGCTTCAGCTAATCTTACGGCATAAAGGTACGGGGACGCTAACCGTTTTGGCAAGTCAAACCGATGTTCGCAAATGGTTTAGCGGTCCGATCCGCTGGCAGGAGTCGTTTTCGCTGCCCGCTCAGTTACAGTCCGGTCAATACGAACTTTTATTAAACTTGCCTGATGCCTATGCTTCGCTAGCTAACCGTCCAGAATATAGCGTTCGTTTAGCAAACGAGACGGTCTGGGAGCCTGCCACCGGTTACAATCGTCTCAACCACACGCTGACCGTAGAACCCTGA
- a CDS encoding DUF3823 domain-containing protein, whose product MVRTPAFLVGSGKVTASCKLEQIITGASAKAIERVTLYVSKTQFVDSRTSLASVDLKGADIKDLNAVSLTSDFPAIVGQRYAYARIGVKSVESRICSFRPYKRFTPNARTLSSRATRFSCFITRWP is encoded by the coding sequence ATGGTTCGTACACCTGCTTTTTTAGTTGGTAGCGGCAAAGTGACGGCTTCCTGCAAATTGGAGCAAATTATAACCGGAGCCAGCGCCAAAGCCATTGAGCGAGTGACGCTATACGTCAGTAAGACGCAGTTTGTAGACAGTCGGACGAGCCTTGCTTCCGTTGATCTGAAAGGTGCCGACATCAAAGACCTAAACGCCGTTTCGCTTACCTCAGACTTTCCGGCCATAGTGGGGCAACGCTACGCTTACGCCCGGATCGGCGTAAAATCAGTGGAGTCGAGGATTTGCTCTTTTCGCCCGTACAAAAGGTTCACCCCTAACGCCAGGACATTAAGCAGTAGGGCCACCCGGTTTTCTTGTTTTATAACTAGGTGGCCCTAA